A single genomic interval of Daucus carota subsp. sativus chromosome 1, DH1 v3.0, whole genome shotgun sequence harbors:
- the LOC135150740 gene encoding NADH-ubiquinone oxidoreductase chain 3 — MSEFAPICIYLVISPLVSLIPLGVPFLFASNSSTYPDKLSAYECGFDPFGDARSRFDIRFYLVSILFIIPDPEVTFSFPWAVPLNKIDPFGSWSMMAFLLILTIGSLYEWKRGASDRE; from the coding sequence ATGTCAGAATTTGCACCTATTTGTATCTATTTAGTGATCAGTCCGCTAGTTTCTTTGATCCCACTCGGTGTTCCTTTTCTATTTGCTTCCAATAGTTCGACCTATCCAGACAAACTGTCGGCCTACGAATGTGGTTTCGATCCTTTCGGTGATGCCAGAAGTCGTTTTGATATACGATTTTATCttgtttcaattttatttattatcccTGATCCGGAAGTAACCTTTTCCTTTCCTTGGGCAGTACCTCTCAACAAGATTGATCCGTTTGGATCTTGGTCCATGATGGCCTTTTTATTGATTTTGACGATTGGATCTCTCTATGAATGGAAAAGGGGTGCTTCGGATCGGGAGTAA
- the LOC135150733 gene encoding small ribosomal subunit protein bS1m-like, with translation MMTIYLSRSFPRSNSSFFLCSGNALQSEVLRLREDIFLMDAGLGTPRICMQDEPTGVPINRTTRFENKVGSLDLVAGESLIKKHILERFFIDLVAGESLIKERAAARFNKLVGSTDLVAGEPLLLLPRRFRKNRAWMKLNKIWRTNTKVKGLICRKIKGGYSVAIAGFLTFLPFRHSRKRKSFPRFTIESINPKKVVTVKKVVTVVVF, from the coding sequence ATGATGACCATCTATTTGAGTCGATCATTTCCAAGATCTAATTCAAGTTTTTTCTTATGTAGTGGAAACGCCTTACAATCTGAAGTTTTACGCTTAAGGGAAGACATTTTCTTGATGGATGCAGGACTTGGGACCCCCAGAATTTGTATGCAAGATGAGCCTACAGGAGTGCCAATCAACCGAACCACCAGGTTTGAGAATAAGGTGGGATCCCTGGATCTAGTGGCCGGTGAATCACTGATCAAAAAGCATATTTTGGAGAGATTCTTCATCGATCTAGTGGCCGGTGAATCGCTGATCAAAGAGCGAGCAGCCGCCAGGTTTAATAAATTGGTGGGATCCACAGATCTAGTGGCTGGTGAAccgcttcttcttcttccacgAAGATTCAGAAAAAACCGAGCTTGGATGAAACTGAACAAGATTTGGCGAACGAATACAAAGGTAAAAGGCCTTATTTGTCGTAAAATCAAAGGAGGTTATTCAGTAGCCATCGCAGGCTTTCTTACTTTTCTGCCTTTCAGGCACTCTCGTAAAAGGAAATCTTTTCCTCGATTCACCATTGAAAGCATTAACCCCAAAAAGGTGGTTACTGTTAAAAAGGTGGTTACTGTTGTGGTGTTCTAA
- the LOC135150739 gene encoding small ribosomal subunit protein uS12m has translation MPTLNQLIRHGREEKRRTDRTRASDQCPQKQGVRPRVPTRTPKKPNSAPRKIAKVRLSNRHDIFAHIPGEGHNLQEHSMVLIRGGRVKDSPGVKSHCIRGVKDLLGIPDRRSGRSKYGAEKPKSI, from the coding sequence ATGCCTACATTAAATCAATTGATTCGTCATGGTAGAGAAGAAAAACGGCGCACGGACCGTACTCGAGCTTCGGATCAATGTCCCCAGAAGCAAGGAGTACGCCCGCGTGTACCAACGAGAACACCAAAAAAACCTAATTCAGCTCCACGTAAGATAGCCAAAGTACGGTTGAGCAATCGACATGATATATTTGCTCACATTCCAGGCGAAGGTCATAATTTGCAGGAACATTCTATGGTCTTAATAAGAGGAGGTAGAGTGAAAGATTCGCCAGGTGTGAAATCCCATTGTATTCGAGGAGTCAAGGATTTGCTGGGAATTCCGGATCGAAGAAGCGGCAGATCAAAATATGGTGCAGAAAAACCCAAATCGATATGA
- the LOC135150735 gene encoding large ribosomal subunit protein uL5m, whose translation MFPLHLNYEDVSRQDLLLKPNHANVMEVPGSCKIRVVPKAAPSDFIIKNGKFAMEIPCGQKLIQKIRASTGKSFRSNPFLGSNKGSVSNLDLARQSALRGHGMSHFLFRISTVMSLLDSPVEIRENSIQFSMETEFCELSPELGEHFEIFEHIRGFNATIVTSANTQDETLPLWSGFLKKEERVPWGYTN comes from the coding sequence ATGTTTCCACTCCATTTGAATTACGAAGATGTATCACGTCAGGATCTGCTGCTCAAACCGAATCACGCCAACGTTATGGAAGTTCCTGGATCGTGTAAAATAAGAGTAGTACCAAAGGCGGCACCTTCTGATTTCATAATAAAAAATGGAAAATTTGCTATGGAGATTCCGTGCGGTCAAAAATTAATACAGAAAATAAGGGCTTCGACAGGAAAGTCGTTTCGATCCAATCCATTCTTGGGCTCAAATAAGGGGTCTGTCAGTAACCTAGACCTAGCACGACAAAGCGCTCTCCGAGGGCATGGAATGTCTCATTTTTTGTTCAGAATCTCCACAGTAATGTCTCTGTTAGATTCTCCGGTCGAAATACGGGAAAACTCCATTCAATTCTCGATGGAAACGGAGTTTTGCGAATTATCCCCGGAACTGGGAGAGCATTTCGAGATCTTCGAACATATTCGAGGGTTCAACGCGACTATTGTCACTTCGGCGAACACACAAGATGAAACTTTACCACTGTGGAGCGGCTTTTTGAAAAAAGAGGAAAGAGTTCCTTGGGGATATACGAATTAG